A single window of Parabacteroides sp. FAFU027 DNA harbors:
- a CDS encoding RagB/SusD family nutrient uptake outer membrane protein encodes MKKYRYITLLCIALVMASCNSMLDLKPETDPSDASMWSNANAFEKAANNFYTWLPYMQNRSGSNGVYSYGLMDREEMGDMRISDPSTAANTTSNSTYTKVDVDAVYQEYFKQLRAVNLFLKNAASYAKPDEIKKYVAEAQFFRAYYSYLVFVDYGPLQIIKDPLEVNSEELYGARATRDEFADFIISDLEASIGSGALPLQSAIQSTANNGRITLGAAQALLARVCLFEGTWQKYHFNNTTRSKELLKKAYENATLVMSDNSYALFYNSSLGVKSYRYMFILESTTKCNPAGVLKDANKEYIFRNRFDETIRQSGQNNTHRGRGMMISRKMLEMALDKNGNATTPDYTTALNSCFKNRDPRISTTCGGVGELYWNYEAGSTFNRDKADSLKMTYRAWGGNGFLCSKFGGERSATNTADGFDVPIIRLAEVYLIYAEAKCEYQDGTLSDDDLNKSINKLRTRVSMPNLTNAVIPTGSTLLNEIRRERNVELFLEGFRYDDLRRWKTAEVEMSKALEGIWMGTGSAFAKSWTLSYPSLSKSYSYTPVEANKFTVSTEGYTIREAASARAFQQKHYLRPLPTKQIELNPNLEQNPEW; translated from the coding sequence ATGAAAAAATATAGATATATCACATTACTGTGCATTGCCTTAGTGATGGCTTCATGTAACAGCATGCTTGACCTGAAACCTGAAACCGATCCGTCGGACGCTTCGATGTGGTCTAATGCCAACGCATTTGAGAAAGCGGCCAATAACTTTTATACCTGGCTTCCGTATATGCAAAATCGCTCCGGATCGAATGGGGTTTACAGTTACGGATTGATGGATAGAGAAGAAATGGGGGATATGCGCATATCCGATCCTTCTACAGCCGCGAATACCACATCCAATTCAACCTATACAAAAGTCGATGTTGATGCCGTTTATCAGGAGTATTTTAAACAATTACGTGCAGTAAACTTATTCCTGAAAAATGCAGCTTCTTATGCTAAACCGGATGAAATAAAGAAATATGTAGCTGAAGCTCAGTTCTTCAGAGCCTATTATTCCTATCTGGTTTTTGTAGATTATGGTCCCCTTCAGATCATTAAGGATCCGTTAGAGGTCAATTCGGAAGAATTATATGGCGCAAGAGCTACCCGGGATGAATTTGCCGATTTTATTATCAGCGATCTGGAGGCTTCTATTGGTAGTGGTGCGCTGCCATTGCAGTCGGCCATTCAATCAACAGCGAATAACGGACGTATCACTCTGGGGGCAGCCCAGGCCTTACTGGCGCGTGTGTGTCTGTTTGAAGGTACCTGGCAGAAATATCACTTTAATAACACCACCCGTTCGAAAGAGCTATTGAAAAAAGCTTATGAAAATGCAACCCTGGTGATGAGTGATAACTCTTATGCTCTATTCTATAACTCTTCGTTAGGCGTAAAAAGCTATCGTTATATGTTTATTCTGGAGAGCACGACAAAATGTAATCCTGCCGGAGTTCTGAAAGATGCGAATAAGGAATATATTTTCCGTAACCGTTTCGATGAAACCATTCGTCAATCCGGACAAAACAATACACACCGGGGGAGAGGCATGATGATTTCCCGGAAAATGCTGGAGATGGCATTGGATAAGAATGGAAATGCAACTACACCCGATTATACAACAGCACTCAACAGTTGTTTCAAGAATCGTGATCCACGTATTTCCACCACATGTGGTGGAGTCGGTGAACTGTATTGGAACTACGAAGCGGGAAGTACATTTAACCGGGATAAAGCCGATAGCCTGAAAATGACCTATCGGGCCTGGGGCGGCAATGGATTCTTGTGTAGTAAATTCGGCGGCGAACGTTCCGCGACTAATACAGCAGATGGTTTTGATGTGCCCATTATTCGTTTAGCTGAAGTCTATCTCATTTACGCTGAAGCAAAATGCGAATACCAGGATGGAACACTGTCTGATGATGATCTGAATAAATCTATTAACAAACTTCGCACCCGGGTCAGCATGCCGAATTTGACAAATGCGGTAATTCCAACAGGCTCTACTCTGTTGAATGAAATTCGCCGGGAACGAAATGTTGAACTTTTCCTCGAAGGTTTCCGCTATGATGACCTGCGCCGTTGGAAAACTGCTGAAGTAGAAATGAGCAAAGCGTTGGAAGGTATCTGGATGGGTACAGGCTCTGCGTTTGCAAAAAGCTGGACGCTCAGCTATCCGTCACTTAGTAAATCATATTCCTATACTCCGGTTGAAGCAAATAAATTTACTGTGAGTACAGAGGGATACACAATTCGTGAGGCAGCCTCGGCAAGGGCATTTCAACAGAAACATTACCTGCGTCCGTTGCCGACTAAACAAATTGAATTAAATCCGAATCTGGAGCAAAATCCGGAATGGTAA